The Plasmodium yoelii strain 17X genome assembly, chromosome: 8 DNA window AAATTCAATTTAGCTGCCAAATTTTTCAAAACCATGCATCGAAtgttaaacaaaaaattaagtCATTTATTTTGATACGAAGTTTTATAAGCATTTCTACATTTGCTTTCTCTATATctgcatatttatttatctatCTATTTATCTATCACAGTTTTGTTTCAAACACAAAAGATTGAGCCCTTAgtatgcatacatacatacgCCCCTATAAGGTGGTTACAGTAATATATGATAATTGTATTATTGGTGTGAATAAAAcgaaaagagaaaaaaaagcaTTATCATAGTTCAACACATGGagagaataaaataaaaagctGATAATgcacttttttatttcattcttgacaataatatttatattaatagaaaTTGTTCAATCATTTAAAATCATGAAGATTGTTGTAGAAAAGACAAGCGGATTAAATGTTGtggataaaaaatttaagccaaaatattttattaaaaataaattaagatTTGTTTCTCCATAtgtttatacatataaattgTTTGCCAAAAAAAGATGgtttggaaaaaatatagtagATGTTTTAGCTTTTGAATTTTGTGCATATAATACagattattttttagaatcaataaaaaaaggatatataaaagttaataataaaaatattactaatgattatataattaagAGTAATGATTTTATTGAAcataaattgttattatttgaaaaaccagttttatataataaaataataattttatatgaagatgaaaattttatttgtgTAAATAAAGTGGCTAGTATGCCTACTCATCCAGTTGGTTCATATCAATATAACTCTCTTCTAagaattttacaaaattatattagCCAATCTGGAAAAAATGATACTCAAAATAAACATGacaatgaaataaatgatgATGTTGTTAAAATTGAtcttaaatttaaaaaaaataaatttaatgtttTGGATACAATATATACACAATGGAAAGAAACCAAAGAAAAATTGAAATTGAAATTGAAATCATcaaaatgtatttttaataatgataattatgAAGATATAAATCAAGGAAAtagcgaaaaaaaaaaaaaaaaaagaaaaaattatcataatgaCCAAAATTGCCTGAACGAGTCAggtaattttaataaaaaattggcTACAAATGATAACGAAAATAAAACAGAACAATTATCTAACTCTctcaatataataaatacaaatgaaataaataatgaatcaTCTATACTTAATAATGAATTAAGAACAAATGTTAAATCTGACATTTTGaagagagaaaaaaatataaatcttgtaaatgaaaaagattttttaaatttacatgataataataaaatttataaagaagaatgtaaacaaataaatacgaaattaaataaatataaaaataatgaaatagaaAAAGATAATAACAAAGATGAttcttatatttatacattacACAGATTAGATAAGTTAACATCAGGAATTGTGTTATttgggaaaaataaaaaattttcgACAATATTTTCAGAATATGTgtgtgataataaaataacaaaatcaTATATAGCACGTGTAGAAGGTGATTTTagaaatttaattaaaaaattgattattgaaaataaaatattaaaaagtgatgataataattttaacgaagatgatgaaataaataaactatatgatgaatattgtaaaaataataaaataaaaaatgatgatatataTCAATTTAATGGTGATTATCCTGGTGCCtcatttaaaaatgatatatttttgtatcgtaacaaatataaaaatgaaagatataacgataaaaataaagaagctGAATTTAAAAACTTAATTAAttctataaataaaaataataaatatgtagaCGAACTTTTTGATATGTCAAAATTTGAAGATGTTCAGAATAACCATGTTCAAAATGGTGAATTAGATACtcaaaatcaaaaaaaaatggaagaaGATTTTGAAATgtatcataaatattttgttatagATTTTGGATATATGTATTGTgaagataaaaaattgttaaaatatgtttttacaaaatataataaaaaaaattatcaaatttCTAATCAATATTCTATAAAACCTAGTGTAACtaaatttatgtttttatcatataattaCAAACTTAATGAGTCACTTCTATTATGTCAACCAATGACTGGTAGAACCCATCAAATTAGAACCCATCTCAAAAGTTTGTCTTTTCCTATATCAAATGATTCACATTATAATCCAAACTTTGAAAAAGAATACATGACAAAAACAGAAAAATTACATTTTGAAGATCAACAAAATGTTAAGAATAATagtatagaaaaatattcaCATTTTCCACTTATTCCTTTTTTGAATACCTCATTTAATTGGCTATATAATGATAGTattgatttaaataatatagataatgaagaaaatttaaataattatttttttaaaaatctTAATAGTTCTACTTATCATAGTTCAGGCATTTTTCTACATTCATTTAGATACACTTGGGATCAAGTTTTCGATATTTTTACTCTTTTTCCAAAATGgtgtaatttattttatatccCCAAATctattttgatatttttgttataCGGATGTTTGTCAGCGGCTCgtcaaaattaaaaaaattgcaaaaaaattagagtcaaaaaatgcaaaaaaatcAACAAAATCAACAAAATCAACAAATCAACAAAATTAAGAGTCAAAAAATTGCAAAAAAATTAGAGTCAAAAAAATCACAAAAAAATCACAAAAAATTCAAGCACAAATATTCCATTCGGCACAAATAGACATTTTAAAATCTTCACATCTAAATAAATGGAGAAAGGAAAATATATTGACCCTTCAAAATTAACAAGgtgaataatatttttttcaacctTTCCAATTTTTATCGTGCTTTAAAATTACAAACAATGTTATGTTTTAAAACAGGAGTAGAATCCCCAGATAAATCATCCATACTTTCTATCAAATTGTTAAACGAAATTTTACTTTTTGaattttgattaaataaaaataaagaagagtCACCAGATATTGttgtatcatttttatcactGGGAGGATAGTATtctctttttgtattatttatgaGTCCTATCTCagaatttttctttttctttttcctctttttcttcatgttattatcattattatcatcattatcatcattgtTACTATTGCaattgtatttaattttataatgaagcatattattataactatCACTATTAATAGTTAGATTTGTTTTTGAGGTACTGTCATACAATAAAGtactttttttgtttttatttctttcatAATCAGAAGAAAGAGAAGTTAGATGCATTgtattttctttaaaattaatttcagAATTTTGTCTAAACATAAGATCTTTAATACATTTTCCtaaatctttattttttctgtTTAGATGTGTAAtttctttaaataaatttttttttttttttttttctaaaagtAATTTATCTTTTGTTATTCTTAAAACATTTTCTGTTTTTTGTGAATTTTCCTCtaattctttaatttttttttgatttaaattttggagaatattttttttttctaactCTTTAGTTAGTAGCTCTAATATTTCTgctaaatattttatatcaccatttgttttattaattttgtctaaaatattttttctaaaatttcCAAATTCaatatcttcattttttaatatatttaattcatttaataaaccatctttttctttttgttctaataatatagatttatttaatttttcaagttctgaatttaaattttttattttagatTCATTTACACTTTCTCTCTTttcaatttcttttttttcatcttgtatttttaaaaataaatcttcatttttttctttttccataattaattttttttctgcTATTTCTAATTGATTTTCTAATtctagcatttttttttttaataaatttttttttttaataaattgtttttcttttttataaaacaatttttctctttcaaaatgttttaatttttcttcttttaaatattcatttattggtgctgtattatttttaacatCTTCTTgtaatttttcaaattcatttttataaaaatcttTTTCAATTTCTAATTGGTTTTGTCGATCtaacatatgtatatataatcctctaattttatttgtttctttaaattcaaaattattttcttttttttttaaatttaatttttttctttgtctatattttttt harbors:
- a CDS encoding pseudouridylate synthase, putative; translation: MHFFISFLTIIFILIEIVQSFKIMKIVVEKTSGLNVVDKKFKPKYFIKNKLRFVSPYVYTYKLFAKKRWFGKNIVDVLAFEFCAYNTDYFLESIKKGYIKVNNKNITNDYIIKSNDFIEHKLLLFEKPVLYNKIIILYEDENFICVNKVASMPTHPVGSYQYNSLLRILQNYISQSGKNDTQNKHDNEINDDVVKIDLKFKKNKFNVLDTIYTQWKETKEKLKLKLKSSKCIFNNDNYEDINQGNSEKKKKKRKNYHNDQNCLNESGNFNKKLATNDNENKTEQLSNSLNIINTNEINNESSILNNELRTNVKSDILKREKNINLVNEKDFLNLHDNNKIYKEECKQINTKLNKYKNNEIEKDNNKDDSYIYTLHRLDKLTSGIVLFGKNKKFSTIFSEYVCDNKITKSYIARVEGDFRNLIKKLIIENKILKSDDNNFNEDDEINKLYDEYCKNNKIKNDDIYQFNGDYPGASFKNDIFLYRNKYKNERYNDKNKEAEFKNLINSINKNNKYVDELFDMSKFEDVQNNHVQNGELDTQNQKKMEEDFEMYHKYFVIDFGYMYCEDKKLLKYVFTKYNKKNYQISNQYSIKPSVTKFMFLSYNYKLNESLLLCQPMTGRTHQIRTHLKSLSFPISNDSHYNPNFEKEYMTKTEKLHFEDQQNVKNNSIEKYSHFPLIPFLNTSFNWLYNDSIDLNNIDNEENLNNYFFKNLNSSTYHSSGIFLHSFRYTWDQVFDIFTLFPKWCNLFYIPKSILIFLLYGCLSAARQN